The DNA sequence GAGCTGGTCCTGGTAGGCCTTCTGCAGGCCGCTGCGGCCGACCGTGTCGCCGGCCCGCTGCGGGCCGCCGAGCTGCTGCTCGGTCTCCGGCGTGACCACGTTCACCTGGCCGACGATCTGCGTGGGCGGCGCGGGCGCCACCGGCTGCTCGTCCTCGTAGATGTTGACGCCGGGGATCTTCAGCTTGTCGCGGAGCTGGGCGTACTTGGCGCGGCCGAACGTGGCGAGCGGCACCAGCTCGTTCGGCGGCGCCGAGCGGATCCGGCTGAGCAGCCGGTCCGCGGGGAACCCGGTGACCCTGGCGAGCTCCTCGCACAGCTTGGCCGGGTCCTTGAGCTTCGCCGGGACGACGCTCGCCACGTAGACGGTCTGCTCCTCCTGCAGCGAGTCGCCGTCGCGGTCGAGGATCGGCTGGCGGCCGTTCGAGTTGGTGATCACCGCGAACCGCTCGCCCGGCCGCAGCTTGGGGTGGAGCACGCTCGGCGACCAGCGCACCTTCCAGGTGCCGTTCACCAGGCGCAGCGGCAGCACGCCGTCGTACTCCCACAGCGGCTGGTTCTCGCCCAGGTCGACCTCGGCGTGGTAGCGCGCCTCGGCGGTGTCGCCGTCCATCCGCAGGCTCTTCAGCGAGAACCGGAAGGAGGCGGCGTCGAGCTGCAGGCCGACGTCGGCGAGCGCGCGACGCACCGCGGCGGGGTCACCGTCGGTGCGCGCCGCCGCTTGGGCGAAGCCCTCCTCGTCGCCGGTCTGCCATCCGACGAGGAACTCCTGCACCGCGTCGTGCGGGGTGGGCTCCTCGAAGCAGCCGGTGAGGGCGGGGGTGAGCAGGGCGAGCACGAGCGCGGCCCGCACGGCGCGGGCGCCGCGCCGCCACCGCCTGCCACCGCCCGCCCGTACGGCTGCGCGTGGCCGGTCCGACCCGTCCGCCACGGTCACGCTCCCCGGCGGCGGACGGCGTACGACATGGCCCGGGCGATCTCCCGCTTCGCCTGCTTCTCGGCGAGGTCGCGGCGCTTGTCGTACAGCTTCTTACCGCGGGCGACGCCGATCTCGACCTTCGCCCGGCCGTCCTTGAAGTAGAGCGAGAGCGGGATCAGGGTGAGCCCGCGCTCGTTGGTCTTGCCGATCAGTCGGTCGATCTCCCGCCGGTGCAGCAGGAGCTTGCGCTCCCGCTTGGCGGCGTGGTTCGTCCAGGTGCCCTGGCTGTACTCGGGAATGTGGACGTTCTGCAGCCACACCTCCCCATCCCTGACCACGGCGTAGCCCTCGGTCAGGTTGGCCCGGCCCTGCCGCAGCGACTTCACCTCGGTGCCGGTCAGCACCATCCCGGCCTCGTAGGTGTCCTCGATGATGTAGTCGTGCCGGGCCCGCTTGTTCTGGGCGATGAGCTTGCGCCCCGTCTCACGTGGCATATCCCGAGCCTACCGGGGGCCGTCACACCTTCAGGTAGCGGCGAAGCGTGACGAACGAGGCGATGACACAGATGAGCACGCCGACCGCCATCGTGAACGCGATGACGACCGCGACGTCCTCCCAGGTCATCCGCGCCGCCGCCACGAGGTAGTTCTGCATGCCGTCGAAGATCACGATCTTCGCGGCGACGAGCATGAAGCCGGAGATCACACCGCCGATCAGGCCGGCGACCATGCCCTCGAGCACGAACGGGGCCTGGATGTACAGGTTCGAGGCGCCGACCAGCCGCATGATCGCGGTCTCCCGGCGCCGGTTGTACGCGGACAGGCGGACGGTGTTACCGATCAGCAGGATCGCGGCGAAGACCTGGATGAGCGCGACGACCAGGGCCGACGACCGCAGCGTGCCGAGGAAGCCGAAGAAGTTGTCGACGATCTTGCGCTGGTCGACGACCTGGGAGACCCCCTCGGCCTTCTGCAGCGTCTCGATGACGTTGCCGTAGTTCTCCGGGTTCTTGAGCTTGATCCGGAAGGACTCCGGCATGTCCTCCACCCTGGTCGCCGCGACGAGGACGGAGTTGTTGGCGTACTGCTGCTTGAAGTTCTCGTAGGCCTGCGCCTGGTCCTCGAACTCGACCCGCTCAACCTCGGTCATGGCCTTGATCTGCTGCTCGAGCTTGGCCTTCTGCGCCTGGGTGACGCCACCCTTCCCCTTGCAGTTGTCGAAGGGGCTGTTCTTCTGGCACAGGAAGACCGAGATCTCGACCTTGTCGGTCCAGTAGTTCTTCGCCTGGGAGACCTGCGTGTTGATCATCATCCCGATGCCGAGCAAGGCCATACCGATCGCAACGGTGACGATGAGCGCGATGGTCATCGTCGCGTTGCGCCGGAGGCCGATCCAGACCTCGGAGAAGATGAAACCTGCCCGCACTTGGGACTCCCCTGATTACTCGAGCCGATCAGTACGCCTGGCCGTACACACCGCGCGACTGGTCACGGACGATCCTGCCGTCCTCCAGTTCCACCACACGCTTGCGCATGGAGTCGACGATGGCGGCGTCGTGGGTGGCCATCACCACCGTGGTTCCGGTCCGGTTGATCCGGTCGAGCACCTTCATGATGCCGATGCTCGTGGCGGGGTCGATGTTCCCCGTGGGCTCGTCCGCCAGCAGGATCATCGGGCGGTTCACGAAGGCGCGGGCCATCGCCACGCGCTGCTGCTCACCACCGGACAGCTCGTGCGGCATGCGGTGTGCCTTGCCCTCCAGGCCGACGAGCTCGACCACTTCCGGCACCACCTTGCGGATGAACCGGCGGGGCTTGCCGATCACCTCGAGGGCGAACGCGACGTTCTCGTACACGTTCTTGTTCGGCAGCAGCCGGAAGTCCTGGAAGACGCAGCCGATACGGCGGCGCAGGTGCGGCACCTTGAAGTTGGACAGGCGCGACAGGTCCTTGCCCGCCACGTGGATCGTCCCACTGTCGGGCCGCTCCTCCCTCAGGATGAGGCGGAGGAAGGTGGACTTCCCCGATCCCGAGGGACCGACCAGGAACACGAACTCGCCCTTGTCCACGTCTACGGATACGCGGTCGAGGGCAGGGCGGTTCTGGTTGGGGTAGACCTTGGTGACGTTGTCGAAGTGGATCACGGGCGCATCACGGCATGCCAGTCTAGGGGGTGGGACGGTGACGAAGGGAGTTTCCTCGCCACCCGCCAACCAGAAGGGCGGCCTTTACCAAAGATCGACGTTCCGGTTGGCCATCGCTCAGTCTAGGGGGAACACTGGCATGGAAGGCCCATAACGGAAACAAAACAATTCCGGTCTCGCCACCGGCGGGGCAAGAGAGGGCGCACGAAGGGTGCACCAAGGAGCGCACCGAGAGGTGCTGTGGAGGCTGGAGCGTCGACATGAGCTGTGACCATCTCATCTGTGCGCACTGCGCCGGACCCGTCGTCGAGGGCCGCTGCCCCGTCTGCCGCGCCGGCCGGGAGAAGATCCACCACCAGGGCCCGGCGGGTCTGTCGCCGCTGCTCGTCGCGCTCGCGCTCCTGCTGGTGCTGATCGCGCTGATCGCGGCCCGGCACCTGACCGGCGGTCTCTAAGCCGGGTACGGCCGTCGCCCGGCACGCCGATGCCCTCGGGGCCGTGCCGGGTTCCCGGTGTGCGTGCCCGCCCGCCGGGCGTTACGCCCTGGCCTCGGTCTCCCGCCGCCGCAGCCAGCGGATCTCGCCCTCGATGAACTCGTCGAGCTCGCCGTCGAGCACCGCCGCCGGGTTGCCGGACTCGATGTTCGTGCGCAGGTCCTTGACGATCTGGTACGGGTGCAGCACGTAGTTGCGGATCTGCGTGCCCCACGAGGTGGTGGTCTCGCCGCGCAGCTCGGCCAGCTTCGCGGCCTCCTCCTGCCGCTTGCGCTCCAGGAGCTTGGCCTTCAGCACCGCCATCGCGGTCGCCTTGTTCTGCAGCTGGGAGCGCTCGTTCTGGCAGGAGACCACGATCCCGGTCGGCAGGTGGGTGATCCGGACCGCCGAGTCGGTGGTGTTCACGCCCTGGCCGCCCGGCCCGGAGGACCGGTACACGTCGACCCGGATCTCGTCCTCGTTGATCTCGATGTCGTCGGTCTGCTCCACCACCGGCACCACGTCCACGCCGGCGAACGAGGTCTGGCGGCGGCCCTGGTTGTCGAACGGGCTGATCCGCACCAGCCGGTGGGTGCCGTGCTCGCCGCGCAGCGTGCCGTACGCGTAGGGGGCCTTGACGGCGAACGTCGCCGACTTGATGCCCGCCTCCTCGGCGTAGGAGGTCTCGTAGACCTCCGTCGGGTAGCCCTTGCGCTCGGCCCAGCGCAGGTACATGCGCAGCAGCATCTGCGCCCAGTCGGCCGCGTCGACGCCGCCGGCCTGGGCGTTGATCGTCACCAGGGCCTCGCGCTCGTCGTACTCGCCCGACAGCAGGGTGCGCACCTCGAGGGCGTTGATCTCGCCGCGCAGCTTGGCGAGGTCGCGGTCCGCCTCCGCCCGGGCCTCCTCGTCCCCCTCCTCGGCGGCCAGCTCGTACAGCACCGCGAGGTCGTCGAGGCGACCGGCGAGCGACTCGACGCGGTTCAGCTCCGCCTGCAGATGGGAGAGCCTGCTGGTGACCTTCTGCGCCCGTTCCGGGTCGTTCCACAGGTCGGGCGCCGCGGCCTGCTCCTCCAGCTCCGCGATCTGCTTGCGCATCGCGTCGAGGTCGAGCACCTCCTGAATGCCCTTCAGGGTGCTTCTCAGCTCGCTGATCTGTTCAGCCGGATCGATGGGTGCCACAACAGTAAAGGGTACGCGACGTGACGGCCCTCTCGCTCCGCGCCGGACGCGCCGTGGATCGCCGCCGGGCGGACCGGACCGCGCGGCTACCATGGGGCGCGCGGTCTTCGGACGGGAGGGCGGTGTGGACAGGCTGCTGCGCAGGGCGCTCGCGGCGCTCGCCGTCCTGCTCGCCGCGGTGGCCGGGTGCACCGCGGACGGCGCCGGGCGGGTCGGCTCGACCGGCTCCCCCTCGGCCGGCGACGCCACGGCCACGGCCGGGGGTGCGCAGGCCGCGGACGAGCCCGCGGTGACGCTCCGGGAGGCCGCCCGCGAGCTGGAGGAGCTCCTCGCCGCCGACGACGTGGCCCGGGCCTCCGGGGAGGAACGGCTCGCCCTCGAGCTCGCCCGGGACGGGCAGCACGCGGTCACCCCCGCGATCTACCGCTCTGCCGATCTCGCCCCGCCCCGGTACGTCTGGGGGCGGCCCACGCTGCTGGTGCCGCGGCTGTCCGAGTTCCCGCACTGGTTCGCCGCGCTGGTCGAACGCCGCGAGGCGGACAACCCCCGGGCCGCGCCGCGCACCGCGGTGCTCGTGCTCATGCGCGACGCCGAGCACGTGCCCTGGCGGCTGGCGTTCTCCTCGCTGCTCGACGAGGACCGCGAGGTGCCGCCGGTCGCGCTCGACGAGGAGGGGTACGCCACCGCGCTCGCCACCCGCGACGAGAGCATCAAGATCAGCCCCCACCTCATCGGCGCGGTGCACGCCACGATCGCCGAGGAGGGCACGGTCGCGTTCGCCAAGGGCCTGTTCGCGCCCGGGCCGTACACCACCGGGTACTACACGGAGATCACCGAGTCGCGGCGGCTCGCCAAGGAGCGCGACTGCATGAACTACGACTCGATCTTCGCGGCGACCACGTACCCGGTCTACGCGCTGCGCCTCGAGGGCGGCGGGGCGCTGGTGTTCTACTCGCTCAACCGCACCACCACCTGGCACCCGGTGCTCAAGTGCGGCGAGGGCCGGCGGCTGGAGATCCCCAAGGGGGCCCGCTGGCTGCTCTCCGACCCGTCGATCGTCGCCCAGCGGCAGATCGTGGAGACCCAGCAGTACGTGAGCGTGGTGCCCGGGAAGAACGCGGCCGCCCCGGCCGAGGTGATCGCCTTCGACGGCTTCGTCACCAAGGCGAGCGCGCGCTGAGCCGCCGCCCGCGCCGCGGCGGTCCCCCGGGGCCGCACCGGCGCGCGGCCCCGGGGGTGAGGCTCACCGGTCGGCGGCGGGCAGGCCGCTCGCCGCGACCAGGGTGCGGATCGCGCGCAGCGCCACCGAGAGCGTGGCGAGGTCGAAGGTCTCGCTCTCCCAGATCTCCGACAGCGTCTGCCGCGCCCGGGCCACGGCCGAGGCGTTCGCCTCGGTCCACCGGGCGAGCCGCTCCTCCGGCGTCAGCCCGCCCTCACCGGGCCGCGGGCCGTGCGCGAGCACGTGCCGGGTGAGCGCGGCGTGCGCGGCGTACAGGTCGTCGCGGAGCGCCGCCCGGGCCATCGAGTTCCACCGGCTGTCCCGCGGCAGCGCGATCACCCGCTCGCGCAGCCGGGCGAGCTGGAGCCGGTCGGCGAGGTCGAAGTAGACCTCGGCGACCTCGTGCACCGGCCGCCCGGTGGAGTCGGCGATCTCCACCAGGTCGAAGGTGGAGTACGCCGGCACCATCGCGGCCACCCGGCCGGCGAGCTCCTCCGGCACCCCGCGGCCGGTGAACGACTCGTACCGCTCCCGGTAGGCGGCGAGGTCGGGCCCGGCGAGCAGGTCCGGCAGGTGCGGCAGCAGGTCGCGCGCCCCGGCGCCGAAGTGCGCCACGGTCGCGGCGATGTTGAGCGGCGGCCGCCGGTTGCCGAGCAGCCAGCGGGTGCCGCGCTCGACGAGCTTGCGGCCCTCGAGCAGCATCGCGATCTGGGTCGCGGTGTCGACCTTGCCGTCGAGCCGCTCCACCGCCGCCCAGAAGGACGGCATGTCGAACACCTCGCGCGCCACCAGGTAGGCCCGGGCGATGTCCGGCGCCGAGGCCCCGGTCTCCTCGCCGAGCCGGAAGGCGAACGTGGTCCCGCTGTGGTTGACCAGGTCGTTGGTGACGCAGGTGCTGATGATCTCGCGGCGCAGCGGGTGCTCGCGCATCTCGTCCCGGAACCGCTCGCGCAGCGCCGACGGGAAGTACGAGACCAGCCACGACTCCAGGTAGGGGTCGTCGGGCAGGTCCGAGGCGAGCAGCGCACCGTCCACGGTCAGCTTGGTGTACGCCAGCAGCACGGCGAACTCCGGCCCGGTGAGCCCGAGCTTGTGCTGGCGGCGGTCGGCGAGCGCCTTCTCCGAGGGCAGGAACTCCAGCTCCCGGTCGAGCCACCCGTCCCGCTCCAGCTTGCGCAGGTAGCGGGTGTGCACGTGGAGCATCGCGGGGGCCTGGGCGCGGGCCGCGGCGAGCACCGTGTTCTGCGCCTTGTTGTCGCGCAGCACCAGCTCGGCGACCTCGTCGGTCATGCCGAGGAACAGCCGGTCCCGCTCGTCCTCGGACAGCCGGCCCTGCCGTACCGCCCGGTCGAGCAGGATCTTGATGTTCACCTCGTGGTCGGAGGTGTCGACCCCGGCCGAGTTGTCGATGAAGTCGGTGTTCACCAGCCCGCCGTTCCGGGCGAACTCGATGCGGGCGAGCTGGGTGAGGCCGAGGTTGCCGCCCTCGCCGATCACCCGGCAGCGCAGCTCGCAGGCGTCCACCCGCAGCGGGTCGTTCGCCTTGTCGCCCACGTCGGCGTGGCTCTCCGTGGACGCCTTGACGTACGTGCCGATGCCGCCGTTCCACAGCAGGTCGACCGGGGCGCGCAGGATCGCCTTGATCAGCTCGTTCGGCGGCAGCGCGGTCACGTCGTCGGCCAGGCCGAGCGCGGTCCGCATCTGCGGGGTGATCGTGATCGACTTGGCGGTGCGCGGCCACACCCCGCCGCCGGTGGAGATCAGCTTGGGGTCGTAGTCGGCCCACGACGACCGGGGCAGCTTGAACAGCCGCTCCCGCTCGGCGTAGCTCGTGGCCGCGTCCGGGTTCGGGTCGACGAAGATGTGCCGGTGGTCGAACGCGGCGATGAGCCGGATGTGCCGCGACCGCAGCATGCCGTTGCCGAACACGTCGCCGGACATGTCGCCGATGCCGACCACGGTGAAGTCGGTGGTCTGCACGTCGTGGCCGAGGCTGCGGAAGTGGTACTTCACCGACTCCCAGGCGCCGCGGGCGGTGATGCCCATCGCCTTGTGGTCGTAGCCGACCGAGCCGCCGGAGGCGAACGCGTCGCCGAGCCAGTACCCGTACTCGGCGGCGACCTCGTTGGCGATGTCGGAGAACGTGGCCGTGCCCTTGTCCGCGGCGACCACGAGGTAGGTGTCGTCGCCGTCGTGCCGCACCGTGTCCGGCGGCGGCACCACCCGGTTGTCCACCAGGTTGTCGGTGAGGTCGAGCAGGCCGGAGATGAACCACCGGTAGCAGGCCACGCCCTCGGCGAGCAGCTCGTCGCGGCCGCCCTCCGGCGGGCGCTTCACCACGAACCCGCCCTTCGACCCGGTCGGCACGATCACGGTGTTCTTCACCATCTGCGCCTTGACCAGGCCGAGGATCTCGGTGCGGAAGTCCTCCCGGCGGTCCGACCAGCGCAGCCCGCCGCGGGCCACCTTGCCGAACCGCAGGTGCACGCCCTCCACCCGCGGCGAGTACACGAAGATCTCGAACTTCGGCCGGGGCAGCGGCAGCACGCTGATCGCCTCGGGGTTGAACTTCAGCGCCACGTACGGCTTGCGCCGCCGCTCACCGTCCGGCCCGGGCACGGTCTGGTAGACGTTCGTGCGCAGCGTGGCCTGGATCATCTCCAGGTAGGCGCGCAGGATGCGGTCGGCGTCGAGCGAGTCCACCTGGTCGAGCGCGCCGAGGATCTCCTCGGTGAGCGCGTCGCACAGCTCCTGGCGGGCCTCGTCGTGCCGCGGGTCGAACCGGGCCTCGAACAGCCGGACCAGCAGCCGGGCGACGCGCACGTTGCCGAGCAGCACCCGCTCGATGTAGTCCTGGCTGAACGTGCCGGACGCCTGCCGCAGGTACTTGGCGTACGCCCGCAGCACCTCGGCCTGCTCCCAGGTGAGCCCGGCCGCGGTGACCAGGGCGTTGAACCCGTCGTTCTCGATCCGGCCGTGCCACAGCGCGGTGAACGTATCGGTGAACAGCCGCTTGAAGCGCGCGGGCTCGACGTCGCCGGGGCGGCGGCAGCGCAGGCCGAAGTCGTAGATCCAGAAGCTGCGCGGGTGCTCGCCGTCGCAGCTCACCTGGTACGGCCGCTCGTCGACCACCTCGACGCCCATGCGCTCGAGCAGCGGCAGCACCTTCGACAGCGAGACCGGCGCGCCGTTGCGGAACACCTTGAGCCGCAGCTCGCCCGCGGAGTCGTCGGCCGGCTCGTACAGCTCGGTGGCGATCTCCTCGCCGGACGCGGCGAGGTGCTCGAGCACGCGCAGGTCGGCGACGGCGACGTCCGGGGCGAAGTCCGCCTTGTACGCCTCGGGGAAGGCCGTGCCGTACCGCTGGACGAGCTCGGCCGCGTCCCGGTGCGGCCACCGCTCGCCGATGACGGTGGCGAGGTCGTCCTCCCAGGAGCGGGCGACCGCGGCGACCCTGCGCTCCAGCTCCTCCACGTCGATGTCGCCGACCTCGAGCGGCGCGCCGCCCTCGCCGCGGATGACCAGGTGGAGCCGGGCGAGCGGGGACTCGCCGATCATCGTGCTGTACTCGAGCGAGCCGCCGCCGAACGCGTCGAGCAGCAGCCGCTGGACGCGCAGCCGGACCTTGGTGGAGAACCGGTCGCGCGGCAGGTAGACGAGGCAGGAGACGTACCGGCCGTAGTCGTCGCGGCGCACGAACAGCCGCACCTGCTTGCGCTCGCGCAGCCGCAGCACGCCGAGCGCGATCGGCAGCAGCTCCTCGGCGGAGAGCTGGAACAGCTCGGTGCGCGGGTAGGTCTCCAGGATCTCCACGATGTCCTGGCCGTCGTGGCTGGCGAACGGGATGCCGGCCAGGCGGAGGACCTCGTCGAGCTTGGTGCGCAGCAGCGGGATGCGGGAGATCGACTCGTTGTAGGCGACGTGGGTGAGCAGGCCGAGGAAGCGGCGCTCGCCGACCACCTCGCCGGAGGGGTCGAACAGCTTGATGCCGATGTAGTCGAGGTACGCCGGGCGGTGCACGGTGGCCCGGCTGTTCGCCTTGGTGATGACGAGCAGGCGCTTCTCGCGCACCTTGGCACGCAGCTCGGCGGGCATCGCGGCGAAGCTCTCCGAGCCGGGGCGGTCGGCGCGCAGGATGCCGAGGCCGGTGCCGGTGAGCGCGGTGAGCGCGTCGCCGTCCTCGCCCCGCTCCAGCCGGTACTCGCGGTAGCCGAGGAAGGTGAAGTGGTCGTCGGCGAGCCACCGCAGCAGCTCCTTGGTGTCCCGCACCTCGGACTCCGGCAGCGGCGGCGGGCTCGCCTCCAGCTCCTCCGCGGTCCGGATGGCGAGCGCGCGCATCTTCTGGTGGTCCTCGACCGCGCAGCGCACGTCCTCGAGCACCCGGCGCAGGTCGGCCTCGAGCCGCTCCAGTACGGCCGGGCCGTACCGGTGGTCGAGCTCGATGTGGATCCACGACTCGGTGAGCTCCAGCCCGGTGCGGCCGTCCTCGTGGGGGCCGAGCAGCCGCCCGGTCAGGTCGCGCCGGACCTCGAGCTGCGGGTGGACGAGCAGGTGCACGCGGAGCCCGTGGCGGTCGAGCTCCATCGTCACCGAGTCGACGAGGAACGGCATGTCGTCGGTGACCACCTTGACCACCGAGCGGCCCGGGTCCCACCCGTCGGCCGCGCGGGTGGGCGTGTAGGCGCGCACCAGCGCGCGCCCCTGAGGCCGGTTCGCCGCGAGGTGGAGGTGGGCGAGGGCGGGCCCGCAGACCTCGGCGGGGTCGCGGTCGATGAGGTCCTCGGGTGCGACGTGCCGGTAGAACCGGGTGAGCAGGTCGTGGGCGGCGTCCCGGTCGAGGCCCTCGGCCACGTGGGCGAAGTCCGCTCCGCTTAACGGTTCCCCCGTGGCGCGGCCCGCGCCGCGGGCCTCCCCCGCCTGCCCGTCCGCCGTGCCGGCCTGCGCGAACAGGTCGGCCGCGGCGGCGAGCAGTTTCTCCTTCGCCTCGTCAAGCGGCATGTCGGTCTCACTCCTTTGTGAGTTCCCAGATCGATGGTGATGTGCGACGGCCGACGCACCCTCTGCCCGGACAGGGCTGTGGTGTTCCTCCGGCTCGTGGCCCGTTTCGCGGTGCGTCACGCGGCCCGTCGCGTCGGCCGGTTCGTCACGGTCGCCGGTGTCCCGGATGCCGGGCGTCCTTGCCCGGCGTCCCGTCTTCCATCACACCGGCACCTCCAGCGGCACGTTGCCGCCCGTACGTCCGCCCGGTCGCCCTTGACCGAGCGGCAGACCACTCCCTGATATCACCCGATAAGGGGAGGTACGTCAATGTGACGCCCCGGCCGGTAACAAATACGCAACGCGGTCGTGCCCGCGTCCGGCGTCAGGGTCGGAAGTGGTCGAGCACCTCCGGATTGGCGAGCGCGTCGCGGTTCGCGGCCTGCTCCGGCGGGGTGCCGAGCAGGATCTTGCGCACCGGCACCTCGAGCTTCTTGCCGCTGAGCGTGCGCGGGATGCCGGGCACCACGCGGATCTCGTCGGGCACGTGCCGGGGCGACAGCTCGGTGCGCAGCGCCGCCCTGATCCGGTCGACGAGCTCCGGGGTGAGCTCGGCGCCCTCGGCGAGGGCGACGAAGAGCAGCAGCCGCCCCTCCTGGCCGAGCCGCCCGGTGTCGATCACCAGGCTGTCGGCGATCTCGTCGAACCGCTCCACCACGCGGTAGAACTCGCTGGTGCCCATGCGCACCCCGCCGCGGTTGAGCGTGGAGTCGGACCGGCCGTAGATCACGCAGCCGCCGTCCGGCCGGAACTTGACCCAGTCGCCGTGCCGCCACACCCCCAGGTATTCGGCGAAGTAGCTCTCCCGGTACCGGGCGCCGTCCGGGTCGTTCCAGAACATCACCGGCATCGACGGCATCGGCACGGTGAGCACGAGCTCGCCCACCTCGCCGACGATCGGCCGGCCCTCGGGGTCGAACGCCTCGACCTTCGCGCCGAG is a window from the Thermopolyspora flexuosa genome containing:
- the smpB gene encoding SsrA-binding protein SmpB, with product MPRETGRKLIAQNKRARHDYIIEDTYEAGMVLTGTEVKSLRQGRANLTEGYAVVRDGEVWLQNVHIPEYSQGTWTNHAAKRERKLLLHRREIDRLIGKTNERGLTLIPLSLYFKDGRAKVEIGVARGKKLYDKRRDLAEKQAKREIARAMSYAVRRRGA
- the ftsX gene encoding permease-like cell division protein FtsX; protein product: MRAGFIFSEVWIGLRRNATMTIALIVTVAIGMALLGIGMMINTQVSQAKNYWTDKVEISVFLCQKNSPFDNCKGKGGVTQAQKAKLEQQIKAMTEVERVEFEDQAQAYENFKQQYANNSVLVAATRVEDMPESFRIKLKNPENYGNVIETLQKAEGVSQVVDQRKIVDNFFGFLGTLRSSALVVALIQVFAAILLIGNTVRLSAYNRRRETAIMRLVGASNLYIQAPFVLEGMVAGLIGGVISGFMLVAAKIVIFDGMQNYLVAAARMTWEDVAVVIAFTMAVGVLICVIASFVTLRRYLKV
- the ftsE gene encoding cell division ATP-binding protein FtsE, encoding MIHFDNVTKVYPNQNRPALDRVSVDVDKGEFVFLVGPSGSGKSTFLRLILREERPDSGTIHVAGKDLSRLSNFKVPHLRRRIGCVFQDFRLLPNKNVYENVAFALEVIGKPRRFIRKVVPEVVELVGLEGKAHRMPHELSGGEQQRVAMARAFVNRPMILLADEPTGNIDPATSIGIMKVLDRINRTGTTVVMATHDAAIVDSMRKRVVELEDGRIVRDQSRGVYGQAY
- the prfB gene encoding peptide chain release factor 2 yields the protein MAPIDPAEQISELRSTLKGIQEVLDLDAMRKQIAELEEQAAAPDLWNDPERAQKVTSRLSHLQAELNRVESLAGRLDDLAVLYELAAEEGDEEARAEADRDLAKLRGEINALEVRTLLSGEYDEREALVTINAQAGGVDAADWAQMLLRMYLRWAERKGYPTEVYETSYAEEAGIKSATFAVKAPYAYGTLRGEHGTHRLVRISPFDNQGRRQTSFAGVDVVPVVEQTDDIEINEDEIRVDVYRSSGPGGQGVNTTDSAVRITHLPTGIVVSCQNERSQLQNKATAMAVLKAKLLERKRQEEAAKLAELRGETTTSWGTQIRNYVLHPYQIVKDLRTNIESGNPAAVLDGELDEFIEGEIRWLRRRETEARA
- a CDS encoding NAD-glutamate dehydrogenase, which encodes MPLDEAKEKLLAAAADLFAQAGTADGQAGEARGAGRATGEPLSGADFAHVAEGLDRDAAHDLLTRFYRHVAPEDLIDRDPAEVCGPALAHLHLAANRPQGRALVRAYTPTRAADGWDPGRSVVKVVTDDMPFLVDSVTMELDRHGLRVHLLVHPQLEVRRDLTGRLLGPHEDGRTGLELTESWIHIELDHRYGPAVLERLEADLRRVLEDVRCAVEDHQKMRALAIRTAEELEASPPPLPESEVRDTKELLRWLADDHFTFLGYREYRLERGEDGDALTALTGTGLGILRADRPGSESFAAMPAELRAKVREKRLLVITKANSRATVHRPAYLDYIGIKLFDPSGEVVGERRFLGLLTHVAYNESISRIPLLRTKLDEVLRLAGIPFASHDGQDIVEILETYPRTELFQLSAEELLPIALGVLRLRERKQVRLFVRRDDYGRYVSCLVYLPRDRFSTKVRLRVQRLLLDAFGGGSLEYSTMIGESPLARLHLVIRGEGGAPLEVGDIDVEELERRVAAVARSWEDDLATVIGERWPHRDAAELVQRYGTAFPEAYKADFAPDVAVADLRVLEHLAASGEEIATELYEPADDSAGELRLKVFRNGAPVSLSKVLPLLERMGVEVVDERPYQVSCDGEHPRSFWIYDFGLRCRRPGDVEPARFKRLFTDTFTALWHGRIENDGFNALVTAAGLTWEQAEVLRAYAKYLRQASGTFSQDYIERVLLGNVRVARLLVRLFEARFDPRHDEARQELCDALTEEILGALDQVDSLDADRILRAYLEMIQATLRTNVYQTVPGPDGERRRKPYVALKFNPEAISVLPLPRPKFEIFVYSPRVEGVHLRFGKVARGGLRWSDRREDFRTEILGLVKAQMVKNTVIVPTGSKGGFVVKRPPEGGRDELLAEGVACYRWFISGLLDLTDNLVDNRVVPPPDTVRHDGDDTYLVVAADKGTATFSDIANEVAAEYGYWLGDAFASGGSVGYDHKAMGITARGAWESVKYHFRSLGHDVQTTDFTVVGIGDMSGDVFGNGMLRSRHIRLIAAFDHRHIFVDPNPDAATSYAERERLFKLPRSSWADYDPKLISTGGGVWPRTAKSITITPQMRTALGLADDVTALPPNELIKAILRAPVDLLWNGGIGTYVKASTESHADVGDKANDPLRVDACELRCRVIGEGGNLGLTQLARIEFARNGGLVNTDFIDNSAGVDTSDHEVNIKILLDRAVRQGRLSEDERDRLFLGMTDEVAELVLRDNKAQNTVLAAARAQAPAMLHVHTRYLRKLERDGWLDRELEFLPSEKALADRRQHKLGLTGPEFAVLLAYTKLTVDGALLASDLPDDPYLESWLVSYFPSALRERFRDEMREHPLRREIISTCVTNDLVNHSGTTFAFRLGEETGASAPDIARAYLVAREVFDMPSFWAAVERLDGKVDTATQIAMLLEGRKLVERGTRWLLGNRRPPLNIAATVAHFGAGARDLLPHLPDLLAGPDLAAYRERYESFTGRGVPEELAGRVAAMVPAYSTFDLVEIADSTGRPVHEVAEVYFDLADRLQLARLRERVIALPRDSRWNSMARAALRDDLYAAHAALTRHVLAHGPRPGEGGLTPEERLARWTEANASAVARARQTLSEIWESETFDLATLSVALRAIRTLVAASGLPAADR